From the genome of Tachysurus vachellii isolate PV-2020 chromosome 2, HZAU_Pvac_v1, whole genome shotgun sequence, one region includes:
- the si:ch211-214e3.5 gene encoding zinc finger protein 518A, which produces MEATSDDPPKSHDQTGDVERDNTVDALPPSKELGNQGEDIAYNDLSVQDEIQSGESGTDNSHTESKASEKSPCKLQQGAIFSGKILSFCCLECKGDTTYSPNDLLKHFQGAHKGTLPTYPCDLCTFVTNEFSSLQRHRIGHRDTLVTCEICNDGVQYSLLLLTRHFIMCHSCNGLFRCKKCEFSTRDAGTFVQHIHHHNEGNHKCVKCPPTSPTQGKVHSGKVQSGTFPFTCQLCGYGAARREYLSKHMTVAHGDEMDRTNRWRLIEDNSRVNSPGLKLLLKKSLPAGGSREPQWMSKLNSYPGVGLLDHSGRLFNPEKTLEETQQFLERAVGVKKESNKWSKSPLKSEPQCSNPPVTSTTPQPKIQENELGAGSGILDPGNSNGLTVLMVKNKISIPPNCTTKVMGFKMVDGKKHLVLKVIPTKQEPTTNNDMSPTNNVDDDDEKTGSSPYSSLSERSGSLLSLDSGTNKDVSALLKIETHNAENHISDHSSLLEDREANVEPTLNKADDEVLEISGESVTNSSASHCADLSKINREVHFSENQYSGSNLEKKSLHDHEHCTRQTRASNSTSKSPEISHTDQTKTKAAPLEMLAKHRTELEPCTDDLSSLESAAGERSLPELTVSANDATPLSVVDEFTTPPAVIESPCNLVAGKNLESFEDHGAEQISPKIPSPTLAAEKRETPVCEECETSLCEKTAIPAPCPNLLIGETSRPSSLTDSSPRKVFSENASDSNISPLNKTSANNSPDAKDGVTEVDTSLQNSPNQEVFSFHNYSKETFGSSPDFLDADEHSQEDLEEDECEEDFDELKLASDWSLTLPASPPLVDEQSEEYVGSGEESSVCVNDAPSASENKSLERVSDSDIEVDECVATVEDLPLPATSETDKGACSEESEKKEGNFMSSVVEGGPATLKNAAVLGKILEEHSDAIISQQLEKERMVSSSVLQDTNRPTKTTLRILQMPEGKKQMFLQTMEAPYAVPVQLTGGQGFKLITKSCASKVNVSYVKPGIEMTSKGSGLSLTLNGGRIGMSAQSLSGEGKGHSSLLQTVSSNGGRYFVNASALKGPLLLSGTVKATSEQAVNMQPTCYLVQRPLPVSPSTESTGSTSKTVLTTRPVLAMPVKSADKAAALRTGRQAYLVRYISPAKSGILVNSSNENGAKQGSQANEGSKSRLFLKVVRGPNGARFLSTAPYTSAKKPLYVATSSLQSPYFLMSSEWTAGLKTSNSAHSPTRKLISAKLKDILPKSDSHHQNQVEGGLVEQNSSFLQIHTRPRSQRKRRRRMMFEESFEISSKIRRMSSKAFALKEVSPFCKPVAKDVERTLRLSPFSPFQRIKCPRQNQPVVVLNHPDADIPEVTNIMKSVNRYKGEVIKVELSENTVRALSEWNFIGPDNTLSNTPGISTGSRVRPSGNKVRERFILRLKLKKTRRNKYEVVKLSSSTGSEQISTFSCWFCGRVFNNQEEWIGHGQRHLMEATRDWNKLF; this is translated from the coding sequence ATGGAGGCTACTTCAGATGACCCACCAAAAAGCCATGACCAGACCGGGGATGTTGAGAGAGACAATACAGTCGATGCATTGCCACCATCAAAAGAGCTCGGAAATCAGGGAGAAGATATTGCATATAATGACCTTAGTGTCCAAGATGAAATACAGTCTGGAGAGTCAGGTACTGATAACTCTCACACAGAGAGCAAAGCCTCAGAGAAATCACCATGTAAGCTCCAACAGGGTGCTATTTTCTCTGGAAAAATACTTAGTTTTTGCTGCTTGGAATGTAAAGGTGATACCACTTACAGCCCTAATGACTTGCTGAAACACTTTCAAGGGGCTCACAAAGGAACACTTCCAACATATCCTTGTGATCTTTGTACTTTCGTTACCAATGAGTTCTCGTCTCTCCAGCGACATCGCATTGGACATCGTGACACTTTGGTTACTTGTGAGATCTGCAATGATGGGGTCCAGTACTCTCTACTGTTGCTCACCAGGCATTTCATTATGTGCCATAGCTGTAATGGACTTTTTCGTTGTAAGAAATGCGAGTTTTCGACCAGAGATGCAGGCACCTTTGTTCAGCACATTCATCATCACAACGAGGGAAACCACAAATGTGTAAAGTGTCCACCCACGAGTCCTACACAAGGGAAGGTCCACTCTGGGAAAGTCCAATCTGGGACATTCCCCTTCACATGTCAGTTGTGTGGTTATGGTGCTGCAAGGAGGGAGTATCTAAGTAAGCATATGACTGTGGCTCACGGAGATGAAATGGACAGAACAAACAGATGGAGGTTGATTGAGGACAATTCTAGAGTTAATTCTCCAGGACTGAAGCTGCTGCTTAAAAAAAGTCTTCCTGCTGGAGGATCCAGGGAACCACAGTGGATGTCAAAGCTGAATTCTTATCCTGGAGTAGGTCTGCTTGACCACAGTGGGCGATTATTTAATCCTGAGAAAACATTAGAGGAAACACAACAATTTCTTGAAAGAGCTGTGGGTGTGAAGAAAGAGTCTAACAAGTGGAGTAAAAGTCCACTAAAGAGTGAGCCACAGTGTTCTAATCCACCAGTTACATCCACTACACCACAGCCAAAGATACAAGAAAATGAACTCGGTGCTGGATCTGGAATTCTAGATCCTGGTAACAGCAATGGGTTGACGGTTCTCATggtcaaaaataaaatttcaattcCTCCTAATtgtaccacaaaagtaatgggCTTTAAGATGGTAGATGGTAAAAAGCATTTAGTTTTAAAAGTAATACCAACAAAACAGGAACCTACTACCAACAATGACATGTCACCCACAaataatgttgatgatgatgatgaaaagacTGGGAGCTCCCCATATTCCTCACTGTCTGAAAGATCAGGATCTCTTCTCAGCTTAGATTCTGGGACAAACAAAGATGTTTCTGCCTTACTAAAAATAGAGACACATAATGCAGAAAATCACATTTCAGACCACTCATCTTTGTTAGAGGACCGTGAAGCAAATGTGGAACCAACTTTAAACAAGGCTGATGACGAAGTTCTTGAAATATCAGGGGAATCTGTTACCAACTCTTCAGCATCACATTGTGCCGACTTGTCCAAAATAAACAGAGAGGTACATTTTTCTGAAAACCAGTACAGTGGTTCAAATTTAGAAAAGAAATCCTTACATGATCATGAACATTGTACACGTCAGACCAGGGCATCTAACTCAACATCTAAATCACCTGAGATCTCTCACACAgaccaaaccaaaacaaaagcagCTCCATTAGAAATGCTTGctaaacacagaacagaatTAGAACCGTGTACTGATGATCTATCATCATTAGAATCAGCTGCAGGTGAGCGCTCACTTCCTGAGCTCACAGTATCTGCAAATGATGCCACACCGTTGTCAGTGGTAGATGAGTTCACTACCCCACCTGCCGTAATTGAGTCTCCTTGTAATTTAGTGGCGGGTAAAAATTTGGAATCCTTTGAAGACCATGGTGCAGAGCAGATTTCACCTAAAATTCCCTCCCCCACTTTAGCAGCTGAAAAGAGAGAAACCCCTGTTTGTGAAGAATGTGAGACTTCATTATGTGAGAAGACAGCAATTCCAGCACCCTGTCCAAATTTATTGATTGGTGAGACCTCTCGGCCTAGTTCACTCACTGATTCCTCTCCCAGGAAGGTTTTTTCAGAAAATGCCTCAGATTCAAATATAAGCCCACTGAATAAAACAAGTGCTAATAATTCCCCTGATGCCAAAGATGGTGTCACAGAAGTTGACACTTCTTTGCAAAATTCCCCAAATCAGGAGGTTTTTAGTTTTCACAATTACTCTAAAGAGACTTTTGGTAGCTCCCCTGATTTTCTGGATGCTGATGAACATTCCCAAGAGGACTTGGAGGAAGACGAGTGTGAAGAAGATTTTGATGAACTAAAGCTGGCTTCGGATTGGAGTTTAACACTACCTGCCTCTCCACCGCTTGTAGATGAACAGTCTGAAGAATATGTAGGAAGCGGGGaggaaagcagtgtgtgtgttaatgatgcaCCTTCTGCCAGTGAGAATAAATCATTAGAAAGAGTGTCTGATAGCGACATAGAGGTTGATGAGTGCGTAGCTACTGTTGAGGATTTACCCCTTCCAGCGACATCTGAGACAGACAAGGGAGCATGTTCTGAAGAGTCTGAGAAAAAGGAAGGGAATTTTATGTCTTCTGTGGTTGAGGGTGGTCCTGCAACTTTAAAAAATGCTGCTGTTTTGGGCAAGATACTTGAAGAGCATTCAGATGCTATCATCAGCCAGCAGCttgagaaagaaaggatggtATCGTCATCTGTGTTGCAGGATACTAACAgaccaacaaaaacaacacttcGGATCCTGCAGATGCCTGAGGGAAAGAAGCAGATGTTCCTTCAAACTATGGAAGCTCCATATGCTGTGCCTGTCCAACTGACAGGTGGCCAAGGTTTCAAGCTTATTACAAAGTCTTGTGCTTCCAAAGTTAATGTGTCATATGTTAAGCCAGGAATTGAAATGACTAGCAAAGGTTCAGGGTTGTCTCTCACACTTAATGGAGGTAGAATTGGGATGTCTGCTCAGAGTTTAAGTGGAGAGGGCAAAGGTCATTCATCACTCCTGCAAACAGTGAGCAGCAATGGAGGCCGGTATTTTGTCAATGCTTCTGCCTTGAAAGGGCCTCTCCTCTTATCAGGTACTGTTAAGGCCACCTCAGAACAGGCGGTCAACATGCAGCCAACGTGTTATTTAGTTCAAcgaccacttcctgtttcaccaAGTACTGAGTCAACTGGTTCGACCTCAAAGACAGTCTTGACCACTCGCCCAGTACTGGCCATGCCTGTGAAATCAGCTGATAAAGCAGCCGCTTTGCGAACTGGACGACAGGCCTACTTGGTTAGGTATATCTCACCAGCCAAGTCGGGGATACTGGTAAATAGCTCAAATGAGAATGGAGCAAAACAGGGCAGCCAGGCAAATGAAGGAAGCAAAAGCAGGCTTTTCCTTAAAGTAGTTAGAGGTCCTAATGGTGCCAGGTTCCTCTCCACGGCTCCATACACGTCAGCCAAAAAGCCACTGTATGTGGCCACAAGTTCTCTTCAGTCACCTTACTTTCTCATGTCTTCAGAATGGACAGCAGGACTGAAAACCTCCAATAGCGCTCATAGCCCCACTCGTAAACTTATCTCTGCAAAGCTTAAAGACATTTTACCAAAATCAGATAGTCACCATCAGAACCAAGTTGAGGGTGGCTTAGTAGAGCAGAACTCATCCTTTTTGCAAATTCATACCCGTCCACGGAGCCAgcggaagagaagaagaaggatgatGTTTGAGGAATCTTTTGAGATATCTTCTAAAATTAGAAGAATGTCAAGCAAGGCCTTTGCTCTGAAAGAGGTCTCGCCGTTCTGCAAGCCAGTGGCAAAAGATGTTGAGAGAACGCTTAGACTTTCTCCGTTCAGCCCGTTCCAGCGGATCAAATGTCCTCGTCAAAACCAGCCAGTAGTGGTGCTAAACCACCCCGATGCTGATATCCCAGAGGTGACAAACATTATGAAGTCGGTTAACAGATATAAAGGTGAAGTGATTAAGGTGGAATTGTCTGAAAACACAGTCAGGGCACTGTCTGAGTGGAACTTTATTGGTCCAGATAATACATTGTCAAACACTCCTGGTATCAGTACAGGGTCAAGAGTCCGGCCATCAGGGAACAAGGTTCGAGAGCGATTTATCTTACGACTGAAGttaaaaaagacaagaaggaaCAAATATGAGGTAGTGAAGTTGTCCTCCAGTACAGGTTCCGAGCAAATTTCAACGTTTAGTTGTTGGTTTTGTGGCCGTGTGTTTAACAATCAAGAAGAGTGGATTGGCCATGGACAGCGGCATCTCATGGAGGCTACAAGAGACTGGAATAAGTTGTTCTAA
- the mxtx2 gene encoding mix-type homeobox gene 2 encodes MWSDSIVGKDGASQASKIAGRRKRTSFTKEHLELLRMAFSVDPYPGISVREGLSQATGLPESRIQVWFQNKRARTLKNRATRTSPQHEATSSLPSPFLPPHMVGAKESRQPAFNVSQPLKDGEQDCFFTDLSSQSFGLPPNGAHCSTPSIRPRQDRLMGTSLSPSSFHSDLEVTPCGWGSMRAQTSPECLWSPPMQSTGNNSKDESQVFLYPPPPYPHGSVRSGFLNSLKSTSPDSADSAFWDMGLENTPPMPYSQSGSGLWDESAQEQPLAPLPNLSSQCLEEVLGEMEPGWWKINGQMELQ; translated from the exons ATGTGGTCTGATAGCATTGTTG GTAAAGATGGAGCATCTCAGGCTAGTAAGATTGCAGGCCGGAGGAAGAGGACCAGTTTCACCAAAGAGCACTTGGAGCTCCTCAGAATGGCTTTTAGTGTGGACCCATATCCAGGCATTAGTGTCAGAGAAGGTCTATCTCAAGCCACAGGCCTCCCAGAGTCACGAATTCAG gtATGGTTCCAGAACAAGAGGGCAAGAACCTTAAAGAACAGAGCCACTCGGACCTCCCCTCAACATGAAGCTACTTCTTCACTGCCCAGCCCTTTCCTGCCACCTCACATGGTTGGTGCGAAAGAAAGTAGACAACCAGCATTTAATGTCTCTCAACCTCTCAAAGATGGTGAGCAGGACTGCTTCTTTACTGACTTGTCTTCACAAAGTTTTGGACTTCCACCAAATGGGGCTCACTGCAGCACTCCATCAATCAGGCCACGCCAAGACAGGCTGATGGGCACTAGCTTGAGTCCTTCCTCCTTTCACTCTGACTTGGAAGTTACTCCATGTGGCTGGGGCTCCATGAGAGCACAGACCTCCCCAGAGTGTCTATGGAGTCCACCAATGCAGAGCACTGGAAACAACAGCAAAGATGAAAGCCAAGTCTTTCtatatcctcctcctccttatcCTCATGGCAGTGTGAGGTCTGGATTTCTCAACAGCTTGAAGTCAACCTCCCCTGACTCTGCAGATTCTGCATTTTGGGACATGGGACTGGAGAACACACCCCCCATGCCATATTCTCAGAGTGGAAGCGGCCTGTGGGATGAATCTGCTCAGGAACAGCCTCTGGCCCCGTTACCCAATCTGTCTTCACAGTGTCTAGAGGAAGTTCTTGGAGAGATGGAACCAGGCTGGTGGAAGATTAATGGACAGATGGAGCTTCAATAA